Proteins encoded within one genomic window of Babesia bigemina genome assembly Bbig001, chromosome : IV:
- a CDS encoding chromatin assembly factor 1 subunit B, putative: MPLVFLPQILWHSKDDKRCDRVYSLDFQPRPGRPQDGASRSFNLATGGADEFVHIWQVDINDNAPQYATDCNKSILAPENLKANSATGTPGVDNDVQPLTVKILARLVGHIGEVNAVRWNPNGVVLASGGEDRCIFLWAKAAKPNVLDASSQDYEEHYARFQYYRLSHVVNSISWCPDGRLIAVATEDGHVSLIDTYVEGNGKIRHFEGHTSFAQGVAMCPQNIMVASMGQDQTLRIWKRRNEKQWKNILVLKSAKDRSEFKESIGMESDDVRYSRSVFMNEELSTFFRRLDWSPDGRFLVTPAGIRHNALFKKEDEAESKNDSVYTLYIFHRKLINLGIPMVTHQSPTGPFVVVKFCPLDIAKIEKEKVNFFNKIFKTGSKNAKQKRIKSKKAVKDKEALKDASDAYMKLDSFTDLPSTANAGSDDAPYTDGVTRTAESQSQNLADELDGEVEDANGEDEPTGDVTCTPPSLVVAGIETDAGSVKEESVSDSQVTFMSSQLTDMAAKLQEAENSILTKLEADPEDSETYVAMKSEPIDVNEIDLTQSMTSVAIECEPAVDTQDEILDNDVASSGGLRSSKREIKKPQFYADTIGAPQELPRAPKPKVAKKEEEKEYDTDVEDDVVVPRLMFAAGTLDGSLCFYDTMEKKGPIAVLKNLHYCTITDIAWSPDGLVCATASSDGYITFVVFQKKEFY; encoded by the exons ATGCCGCTGGTTTTTCTTCCGCAAATACTGTGGCACAGTAAGGACGACAAAAGGTGTGATCGTGTGTATTCCCTGGACTTCCAGCCACGGCCCGGGCGACCGCAGGATGGAGCGTCGCGCTCTTTCAACCTCGCCACGGGTGGCGCTGATGAATTCGTGCACATCTGGCAGGTCGACATAAATGACAACGCGCCGCAGTACGCCACTGACTGCAACAAAAGCATCCTTGCGCCGGAAAATCTGAAAGCAAACAGCGCAACGGGCACGCCAGGTGTCGACAATGATGTGCAACCGCTCACTGTCAAGATCCTGGCGCGGCTGGTTGGCCACATCGGGGAAGTCAACGCCGTCAGGTGGAATCCGAACGGCGTGGTGTTGGCGTCGGGAGGCGAGG ATCGGTGTATATTCCTGTGGGCGAAAGCTGCCAAACCCAACGTACTAGACGCTTCCAGCCAGGACTACGAGGAGCACTACGCGCGCTTCCAGTATTATAG ATTATCGCATGTGGTCAACAGCATCAGCTGGTGCCCTGATGGCAGGTTGATCGCAGTTGCAACGGAAGACGGGCACGTGTCGCTCATCGACACCTACGTGGAGGGGAACGGGAAGATACGCCACTTTGAGGGCCACACGAGTTTCGCTCAGGGTGTCGCCATGTGCCCGCAAAACATCATGGTCGCTTCCATGGGGCAGGACCAAACACTGAGGATATGGAAAAGGCGTAACGAAAAGCAGTGGAAGAACATCCTCGTCCTCAAGTCTGCGAAGGACCGGTCGGAGTTCAAGGAATCCATAGGGATGGAAAGCGACGATGTGAGGTACAGCCGTTCCGTTTTCATGAACGAAGAACTGTCTACTTTCTTCAGGCGGCTCGACTGGTCGCCGGACGGCCGCTTCCTGGTGACGCCGGCGGGCATCCGGCACAATGCGCTTTTCAAAAAGGAGGACGAGGCGGAGTCCAAAAATGATTCCGTCTACACTCTGTACATATTCCACCGCAAACTGATAAACCTGGGGATACCAATGGTGACACATCAGTCGCCCACCGGACCTTTTGTGGTGGTAAAGTTCTGTCCGCTCGACATCGCGAAAATCGAGAAGGAAAAGGTAAACTTCTTCAACAAAATATTCAAGACTGGGTCGAAAAACGCCAAGCAAAAGAGAATAAAATCGAAGAAAGCAGTCAAAGACAAAGAAGCGCTAAAAGATGCATCAGATGCTTACATGAAGTTGGATTCCTTTACAGATCTGCCCAGCACCGCCAATGCCGGCAGTGACGACGCGCCTTACACCGACGGAGTGACCCGAACAGCGGAAAGCCAGTCGCAAAACCTCGCTGATGAACTAGAtggagaggtggaagatgcCAACGGGGAGGATGAACCGACGGGTGACGTAACCTGCACCCCACCGTCGTTAGTTGTGGCCGGCATCGAAACCGATGCAGGCAGCGTGAAAGAGGAATCAGTGTCAGACTCTCAGGTGACGTTCATGTCCTCGCAATTAACTGATATGGCTGCGAAGCTGCAAGAGGCAGAAAACAGCATTCTCACAAAGTTAGAGGCGGACCCGGAAGACAGCGAGACGTACGTCGCCATGAAAAGCGAGCCCATTGACGTAAACGAGATCGACCTGACGCAATCAATGACTTCTGTGGCCATAGAGTGCGAACCCGCGGTAGACACGCAAGACGAGATTCTAGACAACGACGTTGCGTCCAGCGGCGGCCTCAGATCCAGCAAACGGGAAATCAAGAAGCCGCAGTTCTACGCGGATACCATCGGCGCGCCGCAGGAGCTACCGAGGGCGCCCAAACCCAAGGTTGCCAAGAAGGAGGAGGAAAAGGAATACGACACTGACGTCGAGGATGACGTGGTAGTGCCGCGGCTCATGTTTGCCGCCGGGACGCTCGACGGCTCCCTCTGCTTCTACGACACCATGGAGAAGAAGGGGCCGATAGCAGTGCTTAAGAATCTGCACTACTGCACCATTACAGATATCGCATGGTCGCCGGATGGGCTGGTGTGCGCGACGGCTTCCAGTGACGGATACATCACCTTCGTGGTCTTTCAAAAGAAGGAATTCTATTGA
- a CDS encoding chaperonin cpn60, putative has translation MALVRLASALFVCVFAAVRCLALGRQRGQLSVGYTIRELSYSNVPCATASRTTSAFIGSHSGRFGAHSAQHARNSSAALAAKPKEIILADDCRNNLLAGVSTVADTVRVTLGPRGRNVLLEKEYGSPIIVNDGVTIARNIELEDRKMNAGAKLIQEIATASDDRAGDGTTSTSILAAEIAKKGVEYVNKGHNPIPIQKGIQKTSKLIIEELKSLSKPVDGYNDLLNIATVATSGNTVMGEVIAKAFDKLGANAATVLEENPALEDQLDFTEGYTFDRGFANPYFLLGEEKDSIEWSAPQILISDGKIETAQSVLPILEHAAKSKTPLVIIAEDFGPDAMQTFIINKMRGMLKVVAVKAPSFGERRKDYLQDIATATGSTFVSQDVGISFNDLTVDMLGMAKNVVIKKDRTSILTLPQFNEAIKRRIQGLMNEKEKSTSSFDKQKLGERIAALSGGIARIRIGAATETELKEKRLRYEDAINAVRAAMETGFVPGGGVAYLAMQSPAFTAKAEKHIADTVKTEMRPTDPELEGERDEDVESEIELEQAGAKIVLDAMSVITRQIADNAGASGPKVVDRIKNSGKPFGYGWNAKTNSYGDMIKQGVIDPTKVVMNAVENACSVAGLILTTEGMMVEKETDKKKSDSGSIEDAYE, from the coding sequence ATGGCGCTTGTGCGTTTGGCGTCGGCGTTATTCGTCTGCGTCTTCGCGGCGGTTCGCTGTCTGGCTCTGGGTCGCCAGCGCGGTCAACTATCGGTTGGCTACACGATCCGCGAACTAAGCTACTCCAATGTACCCTGTGCAACTGCATCTAGAACAACGTCCGCTTTCATCGGAAGCCACAGCGGGCGGTTCGGTGCTCACTCTGCCCAGCACGCTCGCAATTCCTCTGCCGCCCTTGCGGCGAAGCCGAAGGAGATCATATTGGCGGATGACTGCCGCAATAACCTGCTCGCCGGCGTCAGCACCGTCGCTGACACCGTGCGGGTGACCCTGGGTCCACGTGGTCGCAACGTTCTGCTGGAGAAGGAGTACGGCTCTCCCATCATCGTGAACGACGGTGTCACTATAGCGCGGAACATTGAATTGGAAGACCGCAAGATGAACGCTGGTGCCAAGCTGATCCAAGAAATCGCCACGGCTTCAGACGACCGTGCGGGTGACGGCACTACCTCGACCTCTATTCTGGCAGCGGAGATCGCCAAGAAGGGTGTGGAGTACGTGAACAAGGGACACAACCCGATTCCCATCCAGAAGGGTATCCAGAAGACCTCAAAGCTGATCATTGAGGAACTTAAAAGCTTGAGCAAGCCCGTAGACGGCTACAACGACTTGCTCAACATCGCTACAGTGGCCACCAGCGGAAACACCGTGATGGGCGAGGTTATTGCAAAGGCGTTCGACAAGCTCGGCGCCAATGCCGCCACGGTGCTTGAGGAGAACCCAGCTCTGGAGGACCAACTGGACTTCACTGAGGGTTACACCTTCGACCGCGGTTTCGCCAACCCCTACTTCCTCCTGGGCGAGGAGAAGGACTCGATTGAGTGGAGCGCGCCGCAGATCCTCATCTCCGACGGCAAGATCGAGACCGCGCAGTCGGTGCTACCTATTCTCGAGCACGCCGCGAAGTCCAAGACCCCGTTGGTCATCATCGCAGAGGACTTCGGCCCCGACGCCATGCAGACGTTCATCATTAACAAGATGCGTGGTATGCTGAAGGTGGTCGCCGTGAAGGCCCCGTCATTCGGCGAGCGCCGCAAGGACTACCTCCAGGACATTGCAACCGCCACGGGATCCACATTTGTCTCCCAGGACGTGGGCATAAGCTTCAACGACCTCACTGTGGACATGCTTGGTATGGCCAAGAACGTGGTCATCAAGAAGGATCGCACGTCTATCCTCACTCTGCCGCAGTTCAACGAGGCCATCAAACGCCGCATTCAAGGCTTGATGAACGAGAAGGAAAAATCGACCTCGTCGTTCGACAAGCAGAAACTCGGTGagcgcatcgccgcgcTATCCGGCGGCATTGCGCGCATCCGCATAGGCGCCGCCACCGAGACGGAATTGAAGGAGAAACGGCTGCGTTACGAAGATGCCATCAACGCCGTCCGCGCCGCTATGGAGACAGGTTTCGTGCCCGGTGGAGGTGTGGCCTACCTGGCCATGCAGTCCCCGGCGTTCACCGCCAAGGCGGAGAAGCATATCGCAGACACCGTTAAGACGGAAATGAGGCCAACTGACCCAGAGCTGGAGGGCGAGCGTGATGAGGACGTTGAAAGCGAGATCGAGTTGGAACAGGCGGGTGCCAAGATAGTTCTTGACGCCATGTCGGTCATAACGCGGCAGATCGCGGACAACGCCGGCGCCAGCGGACCGAAGGTCGTCGACCGCATCAAAAACAGCGGCAAGCCGTTCGGGTACGGTTGGAACGCGAAGACCAACAGCTACGGCGACATGATAAAGCAGGGTGTCATCGACCCCACGAAGGTGGTGATGAACGCCGTGGAGAACGCCTGCTCCGTGGCCGGACTTATCTTGACCACTGAGGGCATGATGGTGGAAAAGGAAACGGATAAGAAGAAGTCCGATTCTGGTTCTATAGAGGACGCGTACGAATGA